A genomic window from Passer domesticus isolate bPasDom1 chromosome Z, bPasDom1.hap1, whole genome shotgun sequence includes:
- the ZNF366 gene encoding zinc finger protein 366 isoform X2, with protein MESLSLEEFGPQRRKLNMMKNEETSFNVDNTRASPFSLCLQPLSPVTKPHRTQLDEEFRTHLSHFRYGPPPLENMETFQGSLEGGSRKRKSMPTKMPPPITPEDSSSSPDRPEDHNDIGSSSLPLVFQQPAQPKYSSQMIDLCNFGFQFYRTLEHFGAKPIKQEPVKPNMAWPSSPAFMQAPYPYYPKVHPGLMFPFIVPPNFHFRNPFQMKRPPEPPFRRAEVRESGENKQKVERVDVNLQIDDSYYVDVGGEQKRWQCPMCEKSYTSKYNLVTHILGHSGIKPHACTRCGKLFKQLSHLHTHMLTHQGTRPHKCQVCHKAFTQTSHLKRHMMQHSDIKPYNCRICGRGFAYPSELKAHESKHESGRENICVECGLDFPTLAQLKRHLTTHRGPIQYNCTECDKTFQYPSQLQNHMMKHKDIRPYICTECGMEFVQPHHLKQHSLTHKGVKEHKCGICGREFTLLANMKRHVLIHTNIRAYQCHLCFKSFVQKQTLKAHMIVHSDVKPFKCKLCGKEFNRMHNLMGHMHLHSDSKPFKCLYCPSKFTLKGNLTRHMKVKHGVMERGFHSQGFGRGRIALSQTNVLRSLEQEEPFDLSQKSQGKGISFHSDGESAKGSSCQEEEEDNCYEAEQYSPATYHHDDSKLYMAQDLSGKPECMMKDFRESYCNDKEEVLSEGGLGKRIGNADKEERCGEGELTNNKEHLGFRSFEKARLGHSLSDYVYFKHRNKSLKELLERKMEKQTMLIGI; from the exons ATGGAGTCGTTATCCTTGGAG GAATTTGGGccacagagaagaaaactgAATATGATGAAGAACGAAGAAACAAGTTTTAATGTGGACAATACCCGAgcctctcccttctccctctgcctgcagcctctCAGCCCTGTTACAAAGCCACACAGAACGCAATTGGATGAAGAATTCAGAACACACCTCTCACATTTCCGCTACGGTCCTCCTCCTCTTGAAAACATGGAAACATTCCAGGGGTCCTTGGAAGGAGGGTCTCGCAAACGCAAGAGCATGCCAACAAAAATGCCTCCTCCCATCACCCCTGAGGATTCCTCATCATCACCAGATCGACCTGAAGATCACAATGACATAGGTTCTTCCAGTCTCCCCTTGGTGTTCCAACAGCCAGCTCAGCCCAAGTACAGTTCCCAGATGATTGACCTCTGCAACTTTGGTTTTCAATTCTACAGAACTCTGGAGCATTTTGGAGCCAAACCCATTAAGCAAGAACCAGTGAAGCCTAACATGGCATGGCCCAGTAGCCCAGCATTCATGCAGGCTCCTTACCCTTATTATCCTAAAGTCCACCCTGGCTTAATGTTTCCTTTCATTGTACCACCaaattttcatttcaggaacccttttcaaatgaaaagacCTCCAGAACCACCCTTCAGGAGGGCTGAAGTAAGAGAAAGTggtgaaaataaacagaaagtgGAAAGAGTAGATGTCAACCTTCAGATAGATGACAGCTACTATGTTGATGTGGGGGGTGAACAGAAGCGCTGGCAATGCCCCATGTGTGAGAAGTCCTATACATCCAAGTACAACTTGGTCACCCATATCTTGGGTCACAGTGGCATTAAGCCACATGCTTGCACCCGATGTGGCAAGCTTTTCAAGCAGCTGAGCCACTTGCACACGCATATGTTGACACACCAGGGCACTCGGCCACATAAGTGCCAGGTGTGCCACAAGGCTTTCACTCAAACCAGTCACCTTAAAAGACACATGATGCAACACAGTGACATCAAACCTTACAACTGCAGGATCTGTGGCAGGGGTTTTGCCTACCCCAGTGAGCTGAAAGCACATGAATCCAAGCATGAGAGTGGACGGGAGAACATTTGTGTGGAGTGTGGTCTGGACTTTCCAACTCTGGCCCAGCTGAAGAGACACCTAACCACCCACCGTGGCCCTATACAGTACAATTGCACAGAGTGTGATAAGACCTTCCAGTACCCAAGTCAGCTACAAAACCACATGATGAAGCACAAAGACATCCGCCCATACATCTGCACTGAATGTGGCATGGAGTTTGTGCAGCCCCACCACCTGAAACAGCACTCCTTGACTCACAAG ggTGTGAAAGAGCACAAATGTGGAATTTGTGGCCGGGAATTTACTCTGCTGGCCAACATGAAGCGACATGTGCTGATCCACACCAATATCAGAGCCTATCAATGCCATTTGTGCTTCAAGAGCTTTGTGCAAAAGCAGACTCTCAAGGCCCACATGATTGTTCACTCTGATGTCAAACCCTTTAAATGCAAG CTGTGTGGAAAGGAGTTTAACAGAATGCACAATTTAATGGGCCACATGCACTTGCACTCAGATAGTAAGCCGTTTAAGTGCCTCTACTGTCCCAGCAAATTCACCTTGAAAGGAAACCTAACCAGGCACATGAAAGTCAAACATGGGGTCATGGAAAGAGGATTTCACTCTCAAG GTTTTGGAAGAGGAAGGATTGCTCTGTCCCAGACAAATGTCTTGAGAAGCTTGGAACAGGAAGAGCCATTTGATCTATCCCagaaaagccaagggaagggaaTCTCATTTCATTCTGATGGTGAGAGTGCCAAGGGAAGCTCATgccaggaagaagaggaagacaACTGCTATGAGGCAGAGCAATACAGCCCTGCCACATACCATCATGATGACAGCAAGCTGTACATGGCTCAAGATCTCTCTGGCAAACCTGAGTGCATGATGAAGGACTTCAGAGAGTCCTACTGCAATGACAAGGAAGAGGTGTTAAGTGAGGGAGGACTGGGGAAGAGAATAGGAAATGCAGACAAAGAGGAGAGATGTGGAGAGGGAGAGCTTACAAACAACAAAGAACATCTCGGCTTTAGATCCTTTGAAAAGGCCAGACTTGGTCACTCTCTCTCTGATTATGTGTATTTCAAGCACAGGAACAAGAGCTTGAAAGAAttgctggaaagaaaaatggaaaaacaaacaatgcTTATAGGCATTTAA
- the ZNF366 gene encoding zinc finger protein 366 isoform X1 — translation MLNPEEHEEINRFGVSFACFKEFGPQRRKLNMMKNEETSFNVDNTRASPFSLCLQPLSPVTKPHRTQLDEEFRTHLSHFRYGPPPLENMETFQGSLEGGSRKRKSMPTKMPPPITPEDSSSSPDRPEDHNDIGSSSLPLVFQQPAQPKYSSQMIDLCNFGFQFYRTLEHFGAKPIKQEPVKPNMAWPSSPAFMQAPYPYYPKVHPGLMFPFIVPPNFHFRNPFQMKRPPEPPFRRAEVRESGENKQKVERVDVNLQIDDSYYVDVGGEQKRWQCPMCEKSYTSKYNLVTHILGHSGIKPHACTRCGKLFKQLSHLHTHMLTHQGTRPHKCQVCHKAFTQTSHLKRHMMQHSDIKPYNCRICGRGFAYPSELKAHESKHESGRENICVECGLDFPTLAQLKRHLTTHRGPIQYNCTECDKTFQYPSQLQNHMMKHKDIRPYICTECGMEFVQPHHLKQHSLTHKGVKEHKCGICGREFTLLANMKRHVLIHTNIRAYQCHLCFKSFVQKQTLKAHMIVHSDVKPFKCKLCGKEFNRMHNLMGHMHLHSDSKPFKCLYCPSKFTLKGNLTRHMKVKHGVMERGFHSQGFGRGRIALSQTNVLRSLEQEEPFDLSQKSQGKGISFHSDGESAKGSSCQEEEEDNCYEAEQYSPATYHHDDSKLYMAQDLSGKPECMMKDFRESYCNDKEEVLSEGGLGKRIGNADKEERCGEGELTNNKEHLGFRSFEKARLGHSLSDYVYFKHRNKSLKELLERKMEKQTMLIGI, via the exons ATGTTAAATCCAGAAGAACATGAAGAAATAAACAGATTTGGCGTTTCTTTTGCTTGTTTTAAGGAATTTGGGccacagagaagaaaactgAATATGATGAAGAACGAAGAAACAAGTTTTAATGTGGACAATACCCGAgcctctcccttctccctctgcctgcagcctctCAGCCCTGTTACAAAGCCACACAGAACGCAATTGGATGAAGAATTCAGAACACACCTCTCACATTTCCGCTACGGTCCTCCTCCTCTTGAAAACATGGAAACATTCCAGGGGTCCTTGGAAGGAGGGTCTCGCAAACGCAAGAGCATGCCAACAAAAATGCCTCCTCCCATCACCCCTGAGGATTCCTCATCATCACCAGATCGACCTGAAGATCACAATGACATAGGTTCTTCCAGTCTCCCCTTGGTGTTCCAACAGCCAGCTCAGCCCAAGTACAGTTCCCAGATGATTGACCTCTGCAACTTTGGTTTTCAATTCTACAGAACTCTGGAGCATTTTGGAGCCAAACCCATTAAGCAAGAACCAGTGAAGCCTAACATGGCATGGCCCAGTAGCCCAGCATTCATGCAGGCTCCTTACCCTTATTATCCTAAAGTCCACCCTGGCTTAATGTTTCCTTTCATTGTACCACCaaattttcatttcaggaacccttttcaaatgaaaagacCTCCAGAACCACCCTTCAGGAGGGCTGAAGTAAGAGAAAGTggtgaaaataaacagaaagtgGAAAGAGTAGATGTCAACCTTCAGATAGATGACAGCTACTATGTTGATGTGGGGGGTGAACAGAAGCGCTGGCAATGCCCCATGTGTGAGAAGTCCTATACATCCAAGTACAACTTGGTCACCCATATCTTGGGTCACAGTGGCATTAAGCCACATGCTTGCACCCGATGTGGCAAGCTTTTCAAGCAGCTGAGCCACTTGCACACGCATATGTTGACACACCAGGGCACTCGGCCACATAAGTGCCAGGTGTGCCACAAGGCTTTCACTCAAACCAGTCACCTTAAAAGACACATGATGCAACACAGTGACATCAAACCTTACAACTGCAGGATCTGTGGCAGGGGTTTTGCCTACCCCAGTGAGCTGAAAGCACATGAATCCAAGCATGAGAGTGGACGGGAGAACATTTGTGTGGAGTGTGGTCTGGACTTTCCAACTCTGGCCCAGCTGAAGAGACACCTAACCACCCACCGTGGCCCTATACAGTACAATTGCACAGAGTGTGATAAGACCTTCCAGTACCCAAGTCAGCTACAAAACCACATGATGAAGCACAAAGACATCCGCCCATACATCTGCACTGAATGTGGCATGGAGTTTGTGCAGCCCCACCACCTGAAACAGCACTCCTTGACTCACAAG ggTGTGAAAGAGCACAAATGTGGAATTTGTGGCCGGGAATTTACTCTGCTGGCCAACATGAAGCGACATGTGCTGATCCACACCAATATCAGAGCCTATCAATGCCATTTGTGCTTCAAGAGCTTTGTGCAAAAGCAGACTCTCAAGGCCCACATGATTGTTCACTCTGATGTCAAACCCTTTAAATGCAAG CTGTGTGGAAAGGAGTTTAACAGAATGCACAATTTAATGGGCCACATGCACTTGCACTCAGATAGTAAGCCGTTTAAGTGCCTCTACTGTCCCAGCAAATTCACCTTGAAAGGAAACCTAACCAGGCACATGAAAGTCAAACATGGGGTCATGGAAAGAGGATTTCACTCTCAAG GTTTTGGAAGAGGAAGGATTGCTCTGTCCCAGACAAATGTCTTGAGAAGCTTGGAACAGGAAGAGCCATTTGATCTATCCCagaaaagccaagggaagggaaTCTCATTTCATTCTGATGGTGAGAGTGCCAAGGGAAGCTCATgccaggaagaagaggaagacaACTGCTATGAGGCAGAGCAATACAGCCCTGCCACATACCATCATGATGACAGCAAGCTGTACATGGCTCAAGATCTCTCTGGCAAACCTGAGTGCATGATGAAGGACTTCAGAGAGTCCTACTGCAATGACAAGGAAGAGGTGTTAAGTGAGGGAGGACTGGGGAAGAGAATAGGAAATGCAGACAAAGAGGAGAGATGTGGAGAGGGAGAGCTTACAAACAACAAAGAACATCTCGGCTTTAGATCCTTTGAAAAGGCCAGACTTGGTCACTCTCTCTCTGATTATGTGTATTTCAAGCACAGGAACAAGAGCTTGAAAGAAttgctggaaagaaaaatggaaaaacaaacaatgcTTATAGGCATTTAA